A stretch of DNA from Butyricicoccus intestinisimiae:
CACTTCGATGCCGTCCTCGCGCTTTGCCTCTGCTTCGAACATGGTCTTGTAATCCGGATAGCAGCGATCCTCATCCATGCACAGGTTGCGGCCGAACTCCTTGCAGCGCTCTGCGTCTACGTCGAATGCAGCAGCCTTCAGAACGAAAGAGGTGTTGTCGCGCATTGCGCCCAGACGATGCTTGTAGCCTACCTGAGAGGTCTTGCCTCCGCCTACGATACCCCAACGGAACGGTCTGTCAATCAATTTCTCGCCAATGTACATAATAGTTACTTCCTTTCCTGTTTCTCGCTTTGTTTTAAAATAACTTGAATGGTCTCAACAAATTCAGAACACTTTTGTTTGGATTATTGCGTGTTTGCTTTTTCTCCCAAGCGAACAGTATCGTCATTTTCAACAAACATTCATGTGTTTATTTGTCATTTTTGTTTCTTGTGTTCTTTCTGAAACTAGTATAATCTAAGAAGTGTAAATGGTAAATACGCGTGGTTGCTATAGAGTTCATCGTATTTGCTTTGAAAGAAATCGAGGTGCAAAAAAATGAAAAGTGTTGATCCAGGCATTCTCCCGCAGTCCCATTGCTCGACGTTTCAGCCGTCTGAGTTCGCACGGAAGAACCTGATTTATATGACTTGGTGCGGGCATTACTACTGTACCGGACAATATTACATGGATCGGGATAGCTATCCGGAAGCACTGCTTCTGTTCGTGCGAAACGGCGAGATGGATGTCAAATACAACAACAAGGCGTATACCATTCACAAGGGTGATGTCCTTCTGCTCGACTGCGTCAATCCGCACTACTACCGTTCTCACGACGGAACCGAATTCGTTTACATTCACTTTGACGGCGGCAATTCTCACGCGCTCGTCGACTATGTGATAGAATTAAACGGCGGTCCGGTATTCCGTCAGGACGAAAATATGGAGATCGGCAAGGAATTATATGAAACTGCGCTCATACACGAAAAAGGCACAGTACAGCCGCCTTTATATATTTCTACATGGATTACGCAACTTTTATACAAGCTTTCCCTGTCTGCGGTGCCGCCAATCGAAGAAAACGCGCCCATCAGTGAAGCCATTCGTTATATTCTCGCGCATGTCGGAGACCCCATCACGCTAGACGATCTGTCTCAACTGACAAACTTCAGTCCGTACTATCTATCGCATCTGTTCAAGAAGCAAACTGGCTACTCCCCCTCCGAGTACATCATCAACACGCGTCTGGAAAAAGCACAGCGCCTGCTGACGCACAGCCGAAAATCCGTGGCAGAAATCGCGTACGAAGTCGGCTACGGCTCCGCGAGCAGCTTTATCAACGTGTTCACGCGAAAAGTCGGCTGCACGCCGAAAACCTACCGCACGCAGCAGCAGAGCGGCAACGTACTCGCCAGCAACGACATCGAAATTTTCTAAACGCAAAAGACCGAAGCAACTGTGCTCCGGTCTTTTTCTGTCGAGAGTTTGCGCCAAAATTGCGCGGTTCTGCTTTTTATTTATCGGTCTTGCTTTTGCGGTTTTCCCACATAAAAAGCAGCCGCCGTCATCCTCATCGGGGAATGAGGATGACGAACAGCTGCTATGCCGCGTTGGTTTGGCTGTTCTAAAATCCCAAGCGAACAGTCAAAAAATCAAACGTCGAGATGCAGGTTCTAAGAGAATGAGCCTACCATGAAAAGAGAAAATTGAATTATCTGATTGTTAAAAAATGGAGAAGGATACCGATTACATGTAATCAGCTACGTTGTCCTTGGTTACCGGCTCAAACGGAATCCAGAAAATCGAATCGCTGTAATCCTTGCCGGAAGTATCCAGTGCACCGAGTTCTTCCATACCAGTGCCCAGCTTCTTGCCGTTAATCATGTTGTCCGCAGCAATGACCGCGCCCTTGCCCTGTCCTACCGGATTCTGGAATACGGTCATAGCCATATCTCCGTCCTGAACAGCCTTTGCGCCGTCAGCCGTGCAGTCGATACCAACGATCGGGAAGTTGATTTCCACACCGGCATCCTTGCACGCTTCTATTGCACCCAGTGCCATGGCGTCATTGTTCGCAATGATGCAATCAAATTCCTTGCCGGAAGTCAGCAGCGGCTGAATCATTTCCTGTGCAGTCGGACGGTCATAGTCCGCAACAACCGGAGCGGAAGCCTCTACCGGATTGATGCCATTGTCCTTGAGCGCCTTGATAACGCCTTCCGAACGCTTGGTGGTAGAAACCTGACCCAGTGTGCCCTGAATCATCAGGTACTTCACTTCCTTCTGACCCTTCTGCTTGAAGTAGTTTGCCAGATATTCGCCCTGATAGTAACCGGAGGTGTCCTCATTGGAACCAACATAGGTTACATTGTCCGCTGCCAATTCGGAATAATTCGTAGGCGGACGGTTTACAAACACAAGGTTCTTTTCGCCCACTGCATCAATCAAAGACTGCGTGCCGTCTGCGTCAACCGGCAAACAGATAACCGCTTCCGCGCCGCCATTTACTGCGGTTTCGATGTACTGGATCTGCTTGGACGAGTCGTTCTGCGCGTCCTGCGATACAATCTTATAGCCGAGCGGTTCTGCTTCCGCTACCATTGCTTCTTCAATCGACGACATAAACTCATCGCGGGACGCCATAACGAATGTCAGTTCCGTCAGACCGCCGCTGTTGGAAGCAGCCGAACCGGTATCCTTCGAACCGGAACCGCCGCAGCCTGCCAGCGCGCCGGCACATGTCACACCTGCCATCAAAATCGCCATTGTTCGCTTCAGTTTCATCCTTGTTTCCTCTCTTTCTGTTGAGTCACAGATTCATTGTTGCAATGAATAAGGAGTTTCCAATCTCCGCCGCGGCATGTGCAGAGAAGATTTCTCCTTGCAAAGCAGTTACTTTTTTGAACTGTCTTTCTGTTGCACCTATCATACCAAAGAAACGCGATGGTGAACATACGCTTTTTTGTCTCTTTATTCATCGTTTTTGTTATTTTTAGTAAGATTGTTATATTTTTCGCATACTTTTTATCAAATTTGCCATTTTATTCACCTTTTTTGTCATATATTTCTTTATGCAAAGTCTTGCATTTCATTATTCTTTGTCTGTTTTTTGTTTGTTTTCCTCGCTTTTATCCATTATACACGAAAATCAGCTTGTAATTTTTTACAATATTCCAATTCTGCTTTCAGCTTTTATCCGCCGGCTGAAACAAAATTGCGGTGCACAGGCCGAAAAACACGGCAGCAGAAATGCCCCCTGCCGCCGCTCGAACACCGCCGGTAAATGCGCCGAGCAAGCCCTGCTGCGCCACCGCCTGTCTGACACCTTCCGCCAACGTGCAGCCGAATCCCAGCAGAGGCACAGTCGCGCCTGCACCCGCCCACTGCTTGAACGGCTCATATATCCCTATCGCGGTCAGAACCACACCGAGCACCACATAAGAAGTCAAAATACGCGCCGGTGTCAATCGGGTCTTGTCAATCAAAATCTGGCTCAGCGCGCAGATAGTCCCTCCTGTTATAAACGCATAGAAATATTGCAATTAGGACTCACCCTTTCCCACGTGTTCCAATACAGCAGCATGGCAGATGCCGGGAATGCTCTCTCCCTGCTGTACGCTGGTCGGGCTCATCAGCGCTCCAGTCGCCGCGACAATCACGCGCCGCAGCTCTCCCGCCGCCAATTTCGGCAAAATATGCGCGCACAACACGGATGCCACACAGCCGCAGCCCGAGCCTCCCGCATGGACATCCTGTTTCTCCGAAAACAGCAGAATCCCGCAGTCCTGATGCTTGTCCGCCAGCACAATGCTGTCGTCCTGCGCCATCGTGCACAGCAGCCGCGAACCGACGCGCCCCAAATCACCGGTATAAATGACATCATAGTCCCCCGGATGCGTGCCCGTATCACTGAGCAGCGTGCGAATGGTGTTATATGCCGCCGGTGCCATAGCCGCGCCCATGTTATTGGCATCGGTCACACCCAAATCGCAAATTTTCCCAAAGCAGGCATGCGTCAGGTGCACGGACGCCTGTACGTCTGCATGGCTTAAAATACAGGCGCCCGCCGCCGTTGCCGTCCATTGGGCAGTCGGCGTGCGCTGTCCGCCATAGGCGAGCGGAAAGCGGTACTGCCGTTCCGCCGTACAAAAATGCGAGGATGCCGCCGCACACACGCGCTGGGCATAGCCGCCGTCAATCATACAGCCTGCCAGCAGCAGCCCTTCTATCATTGTCGAACACGCACCGTACACGCCGAGATATGGCACCTGTGTGCTGCGCGCCGCATAGCTGGATGCAACACACTGACCGAGCAAATCGCCCGCAATCATCAAATCCAGTGCCAAAACCGGCAGACCGCATTTGTTCGCCGCCAGCCGCACAGCAACCTGCTGCATATGCATTTCTGCCTTCTCCCATGTCGCTTCTCCGCACATGGTATCCGGAAACAGTTGGTCAAACTGTGCGCCAAGCGGCCCTTCCTGCTCTTTTTTTCCGCCGACAGCTGCCCACGCGGACAGCATCGGCGGCTGTTCAAAGGCAATCGTGCTCACTCCCATTCGTTTTCCTATCATGATGACCTCCTCACGCACCGCCGAATATTGCCAGCACAACGCCATACACGATAGACGCACTGATGCCGTACACGAGCACCGGTCCGGCGATGGTAAACATCTTTGCCGCCGTGCCGAGCACCAAGCCCTCACTTTTAAATTCCAGCGCCGGCGCTGCAACGGAATTGCTAAATCCTGTAATCGGCACCAAGGTTCCCGCTCCCGCATGTTTGGCGAGCTTTTCATACACATGCAGTCCGGTAAGCAGGGCAGACAGCGCAATGAGTGTGATAGATACGGCTGTGCCTGCGTCGCTTTCATCCAGTCCCGCCATTTGCCAAAAAACAAGAATGCCCTGTCCCAACGCACAGATGCCGCCGCCGACGGCAAACGCCCACAGCATATTCTTTCCAAGCGGTGATTTTTTGCAGCTGCGCTGTATCATTTGGTTGTACTGTTCCGGTGTCGGCTGCATACCAATCCCTCCGTTTCTCTGCATTAGTATGCACCGCTTTCCGGCGATCCATGCACAAAAAAGTGACTGCGGCAATTTTGCCGCAGTCACCCAAACAATTTCTTATTTTACAGCAGAGAATCGTACAATTCTTCGTAGATTTTCGCGGACGCCGTCCACGAGTAATCCTTTGTCATACCGCGCTCTACCATCGCCTTCCAAGCATCCGGTTCGTCATAGAATACCTGTTCCGCATAGAAAATGGTATTGAGCATCTCATCCGCATTGTAGTTTGCAAACGAGAAACCGGTGCCTGTCTGTTCAAACCGATTGTACGGCTGTACCGTGTCGCGCAGACCGCCGGTTTCCCGCACAATCGGAACCGTGCCGTAACGCAGAGAAATGAGCTGTGTCAAACCGCACGGCTCAAACCGCGACGGCATCAGCATCGCATCCGCTGCCGCATACACGCGGTGTGCGCGTGTTTCATTGAACAGAATGTTCGCGGATACCTGTCCCTTTCTCGTCCACTCATAGTAGCGGAACAGATTTTCATAGCGCGGATCGCCTGTGCCGATGATTACCAGCTGTACGCGAGAGGTCAGCAACCGTTCCATGACCCATTCGACAAGATCCAAGCCCTTCTGATCGGTCAGGCGGGTAATCATGGCGATCATCATGACATCCGGATCTTCCGGCATGCCCAGCTCGCGCTGAATCGCCAATTTACATGCCTTTTTGCCCTCCTCAAAGGTGGTTTCGTCGTAGTTTTCCGCAATCATTTTGTCGGTTGCAGGGTTGTACAAATCATAATCAATGCCGTTTACAATGCCCCACAGCGAATCTGAGCGGGCATTGAGCAGACCGTCCAGACCTTCGCCATAATACGGCATGCGAATCTCATTCGCATAAGTGTTGCTGACCGTGGTAATGCGGTCTGCGTATACCAAGCCGCCCTTGAGCATGTTTGCATCCCGATGGAACTCCATGCGTCCCAGTGTAAATACATGTCCCGGCAGGCCGGTAAAGCGCCGCATGGTCTGAATATCCCAAACGCCTTGGAATTTCAGATTGTGCACGGTCATAATCGTGCGGATGCCGCGGAAGAACGGGTTATCCTGGAACATTTCATGCAGGAATACCGGAATCAGCGCCGTCTGCCAGTCGTGGCAGTGGATAATATCCGGACGGAATCCAATGACCGGCAGCATAGACAGCACAGCCTTGGAGAAAAAGCTGAATTTCTGAATGTCCCACAGAATATCGCTGTACAGCCGCTCTCCCTGGAAGAAATGTTCATTGTCGATGTAATAATAGCGAATGCCGTCAAACTCACAGGTCATGATACCGACATAGAAATTTCCCAGTTCTCCCAAATCCATGTAGAAGCTGTCGAGATAGGAAAATCTGCTGCGATACTTCTGCGGAATGCTGGTGTAATCCGGAATGACTACGCGCACATCGTATTTGTCTTTATCCAAAGACTTCGGAAGCGCTCCGACAACATCCGCCAAGCCGCCCGTCTTGACAAACGGCACGCACTCCGATGCTGCAAACAATATATTCTTCATAATAGATTCCCTCCATTCGGGTGAAACAAGCAGTTCCCGCCTTTGTTCTTCCCTCCATATAGCTGCGCATATCTCGCAGACATTGCATCATACTATTTTATTCTATTATAAGATACCTGTTCAGCATTGTCAACGGATACAAGCGAGCAGCTGTTAAAGTTTTTGTGCATTTTCCCGTCTTTTCCGCATTTTAATACACACATCGTCGACTTTTGTGCACAAATATGAATTTTTATTCCGATATCAGCCCTTTGCCTCGCTGTCTGACTGTCCGTAGGAAAATCCCACATCACCGCTGCCGGAGCCGGTATCTGCCGCGCCGCCGCTGTTGAGCGCCATCACACAGGCGCCTACCGCCAACGCAAACAGCAAAATAACAATCACGACAACCGCCGCAATGCCGCGGCCGCTGATCAGCTGCTCCGGACCGTCATCCTCGTCTTCCAAATCCGCCTTCCGTTTGATGCGGTTGCGTCTCGGCGGCTTCTCCATCGGCGGCTGTTCTACCTGCTCCGTTGCGACAAAATCCGTCGGAATCGGAATATCCGGAATGCTTTCCACCTCTACCGGCTGTTGTTCCACAGCATCCTCAAAGACCGACTCGTCCACTTTGTGCTGCGTCTGTTGCTGTTCGATTGCCTGTTTGATGTCTTCCTTCGCCAAAACCTGCGTGTATGCTTCGCTCTCTATCGGCTGTGCGTTCTCCGCCTCTTGGACAGGCTGGCTTGTCTGCTCCGTTTCATCCGGTTCTCGAACGGACTGGCTTGTCTGCTCCGTTTCATCCGGTTCCGGCTCAGCCTGCTTTGCCTCCTGTATTTCTTCCTTCGAGATGATGCGCGTCGGCTGCTGCGCATAGGCATGCATCGCCTGATGAATGTCCTCGCGGGCAATCGCGCGCGTATACCCTTCATCTTCGATTTCATCCGCTTCCGGCGGCATCTCGCGGCCGCTCTCCGCCATAACTTCCTGCACATATTGTTTCAGCAGCTCGTCGGTATCCTGCTTGTCTTCTTGCGGCTGTACCGCCGGTTCCTGTTTCGGTGCCTGTTCCCGCTGCGCCAATATTTCCTGAATATCCGCCGCAAATACCTTCGTCTCGTCTTCGATCTCCGGCTGTTCCGGTGCTGCGGTCTCCCGCTCCGCCGGCCGTGTATGCTCACTGGTCATGACGTCCTGCACATACTGCTGCAGCTCTGAATCCTCGTCCGGTCGTGCCTGTTCCATCGCACGCGCAAGATCCTCTCGCGAGACGGCGCGGGTGTACTCGTGCTCTGCCTGTTCCCGCTCTCCCAATTCCTCGTCAATCACCTGACCGATTTCATCCTGCAATCCCTCTGGCATGTACTCTTCTGCCGGATCCGGAACAAAATCCTTTCCAAACGAAATGTGCTGTGTTGCATCCATACCGCTTGCGTCGCTCTGTACATACCCCTTTGGAACGGCGATGGTAAAATCATCCTCCGTCGAAACATGTTCGTCTTTTTTCGGCGCCGCAGTCGGTGCACCGCAATAAATACAGTACTTGGTTCCGTCTGCCAGCTGTTTTCCGCATCGGATGCAATACATACACATCTCCTCCTTTTCCTATCATTGAATTGGTTCTATTATACGGCATCTCAGAAACAATGACAAGTTTTTCTGACAGGATGCGTCATATACAGCAGCATATGCAGCGCATGCATACAAAAGAACCCCGAACGTTTCCGCTCGGGGTTCCTATATCAAAACATGAAAAAGGTAGGGACGGGACCAAACAGCGCGTGCGCTGTTGTCCTTAGTATACCAAAACTTCTCCCGTTTCATTTGCTGCAATTATGACGGTTTTGTAAAATCAAAATCCGCTGACTACGCCGATAATCAATCCCGCCAAAATGCCAATCGTCATGACAACGGCACTGAGCAGATATGCACTGCTCTGTTCCTTTTGCGCGTGCAGCTTTTGAAACATGCCGCGAATCAGAGCCACAATGCCAAACAGCGCAAGGAGCACAAAGGCAATACATCCCGCCGCCATCGCCATGGACTCCGCCGTCAGAACACGCGCAATCAGCATGATAATACCCGCAGACAGACAAATCAGGACAAATGTGACAATCGGCAGTCCGCCTGTCCGGCTCGAAAGGTCCGGAAGATTTTCCAACGGATCTTCTTCCAATCGCTCCGGCTCAACCGGCTTCGTGTCTTCTTCTACCAGCTTGACCTGATAGTTCTTTTTTATTTCCGGCTCCATCTTCATCTCATCTCCTATTTATATGAATATATGTAGCATATCACAGGATACACCGCACTGTAAAGCGTTCCGTGTCGAGATTCACAAAACATTCATTATTCTGCCGCTTTATAGTTGTACACCGGACGAATGCGCCGAACAATTTCCGCTGTCGGTGCAATCTGTTCCACAATTTCATCCATGCTTTTATACGCCATCGGCGATTCATCCAATGTATCACGCTGGACGCAGGTTGTATAAATACCGCGCATGGACTGCTGAAACTGTTCCAGCGTCAGGGTCTTTTTCGCATCCGCGCGGCTCATCAGACGGCCTGCACCGTGCGGTGCCGATTGATTCCAATCCTCGTTTCCCTTCCCGACACAAATCAAGCTGCCGTCCCGCATATTGATCGGAATGAGCAGCCTTTCGCCCCGCTTTGCGGACACACTGCCCTTGCGCAAAATCATCGCATCGGTATCAATATAGTTGTGAATGGTTGAGAACGCGTCAACACAGGTCAACTGCATGTTTTGTAAAATGGTCTGCACCATTGCCTGCCGATTGCAAACCGCAAACTGCTGCACTAGCTTCATATCATGGATATAATCCGCAAACAGATCTCCCGTGACATACGCCAGCTCCTGCGGAACATCCGGCGCATAGTCCCGCTTGATTTCCGCTGTCACCTGCGCAATATCCCGCTCACGCCCCTGCGCCTTGAGCTGCCGCATCGCCTCCTGCACATGCGGGCGGCATCTGTGCTGCAGCGCCTTCCAACCGGCTTTCTGGTAAAAATTCGCGGTCTCTACGCCGAGATGGCGGCTTCCCGCGTGTACCACAAGATACAAGGTGCCATCTTCGTCGCAGTCGATTTCAATAAAATGATTGCCGCCGCCCAGCGTACCGATGCTGCACTGCGCCCGCTTGCTGTCTATTTGCCCGGCACAG
This window harbors:
- a CDS encoding helix-turn-helix domain-containing protein; the protein is MKSVDPGILPQSHCSTFQPSEFARKNLIYMTWCGHYYCTGQYYMDRDSYPEALLLFVRNGEMDVKYNNKAYTIHKGDVLLLDCVNPHYYRSHDGTEFVYIHFDGGNSHALVDYVIELNGGPVFRQDENMEIGKELYETALIHEKGTVQPPLYISTWITQLLYKLSLSAVPPIEENAPISEAIRYILAHVGDPITLDDLSQLTNFSPYYLSHLFKKQTGYSPSEYIINTRLEKAQRLLTHSRKSVAEIAYEVGYGSASSFINVFTRKVGCTPKTYRTQQQSGNVLASNDIEIF
- the spoVAD gene encoding stage V sporulation protein AD, which produces MIGKRMGVSTIAFEQPPMLSAWAAVGGKKEQEGPLGAQFDQLFPDTMCGEATWEKAEMHMQQVAVRLAANKCGLPVLALDLMIAGDLLGQCVASSYAARSTQVPYLGVYGACSTMIEGLLLAGCMIDGGYAQRVCAAASSHFCTAERQYRFPLAYGGQRTPTAQWTATAAGACILSHADVQASVHLTHACFGKICDLGVTDANNMGAAMAPAAYNTIRTLLSDTGTHPGDYDVIYTGDLGRVGSRLLCTMAQDDSIVLADKHQDCGILLFSEKQDVHAGGSGCGCVASVLCAHILPKLAAGELRRVIVAATGALMSPTSVQQGESIPGICHAAVLEHVGKGES
- the spoVAE gene encoding stage V sporulation protein AE, producing MQYFYAFITGGTICALSQILIDKTRLTPARILTSYVVLGVVLTAIGIYEPFKQWAGAGATVPLLGFGCTLAEGVRQAVAQQGLLGAFTGGVRAAAGGISAAVFFGLCTAILFQPADKS
- a CDS encoding sugar ABC transporter substrate-binding protein — encoded protein: MKLKRTMAILMAGVTCAGALAGCGGSGSKDTGSAASNSGGLTELTFVMASRDEFMSSIEEAMVAEAEPLGYKIVSQDAQNDSSKQIQYIETAVNGGAEAVICLPVDADGTQSLIDAVGEKNLVFVNRPPTNYSELAADNVTYVGSNEDTSGYYQGEYLANYFKQKGQKEVKYLMIQGTLGQVSTTKRSEGVIKALKDNGINPVEASAPVVADYDRPTAQEMIQPLLTSGKEFDCIIANNDAMALGAIEACKDAGVEINFPIVGIDCTADGAKAVQDGDMAMTVFQNPVGQGKGAVIAADNMINGKKLGTGMEELGALDTSGKDYSDSIFWIPFEPVTKDNVADYM
- the glgA gene encoding glycogen synthase GlgA, whose protein sequence is MKNILFAASECVPFVKTGGLADVVGALPKSLDKDKYDVRVVIPDYTSIPQKYRSRFSYLDSFYMDLGELGNFYVGIMTCEFDGIRYYYIDNEHFFQGERLYSDILWDIQKFSFFSKAVLSMLPVIGFRPDIIHCHDWQTALIPVFLHEMFQDNPFFRGIRTIMTVHNLKFQGVWDIQTMRRFTGLPGHVFTLGRMEFHRDANMLKGGLVYADRITTVSNTYANEIRMPYYGEGLDGLLNARSDSLWGIVNGIDYDLYNPATDKMIAENYDETTFEEGKKACKLAIQRELGMPEDPDVMMIAMITRLTDQKGLDLVEWVMERLLTSRVQLVIIGTGDPRYENLFRYYEWTRKGQVSANILFNETRAHRVYAAADAMLMPSRFEPCGLTQLISLRYGTVPIVRETGGLRDTVQPYNRFEQTGTGFSFANYNADEMLNTIFYAEQVFYDEPDAWKAMVERGMTKDYSWTASAKIYEELYDSLL
- a CDS encoding RtcB family protein, producing MIVVHGAHNTAKCFCKTLEPQARQQIQMVCDQQAFADAKIRIMPDAHAGKGCTIGTTMTLTDKVVPGMVGVDIGCGMETVKLRETQIDFDALDRVIRTYIPSGRAVRPAAHPLAKQINLQDLRCAGQIDSKRAQCSIGTLGGGNHFIEIDCDEDGTLYLVVHAGSRHLGVETANFYQKAGWKALQHRCRPHVQEAMRQLKAQGRERDIAQVTAEIKRDYAPDVPQELAYVTGDLFADYIHDMKLVQQFAVCNRQAMVQTILQNMQLTCVDAFSTIHNYIDTDAMILRKGSVSAKRGERLLIPINMRDGSLICVGKGNEDWNQSAPHGAGRLMSRADAKKTLTLEQFQQSMRGIYTTCVQRDTLDESPMAYKSMDEIVEQIAPTAEIVRRIRPVYNYKAAE
- the spoVAC gene encoding stage V sporulation protein AC produces the protein MQPTPEQYNQMIQRSCKKSPLGKNMLWAFAVGGGICALGQGILVFWQMAGLDESDAGTAVSITLIALSALLTGLHVYEKLAKHAGAGTLVPITGFSNSVAAPALEFKSEGLVLGTAAKMFTIAGPVLVYGISASIVYGVVLAIFGGA
- a CDS encoding zinc ribbon domain-containing protein, translating into MYCIRCGKQLADGTKYCIYCGAPTAAPKKDEHVSTEDDFTIAVPKGYVQSDASGMDATQHISFGKDFVPDPAEEYMPEGLQDEIGQVIDEELGEREQAEHEYTRAVSREDLARAMEQARPDEDSELQQYVQDVMTSEHTRPAERETAAPEQPEIEDETKVFAADIQEILAQREQAPKQEPAVQPQEDKQDTDELLKQYVQEVMAESGREMPPEADEIEDEGYTRAIAREDIHQAMHAYAQQPTRIISKEEIQEAKQAEPEPDETEQTSQSVREPDETEQTSQPVQEAENAQPIESEAYTQVLAKEDIKQAIEQQQTQHKVDESVFEDAVEQQPVEVESIPDIPIPTDFVATEQVEQPPMEKPPRRNRIKRKADLEDEDDGPEQLISGRGIAAVVVIVILLFALAVGACVMALNSGGAADTGSGSGDVGFSYGQSDSEAKG